The Manihot esculenta cultivar AM560-2 chromosome 8, M.esculenta_v8, whole genome shotgun sequence genomic interval TTAACTTAGGTAACATTGCATGTGATAATTTGACAATGGAAAGTTCTTGTCTGGTCAGAGTTTATGTCTTCATGGATTCGATCAATATCAATTGTCCAGAAATGATGCCAGCTAAGAGAAAGTGGCAGAAACTTGTTTAATTCAttgtatcaatttttttttggtCCTCCTATTCTGCTTTTATTACAAAGGCAGCAGCACGCTTAAAACAAactatgcaagacaaaatatgATAATACAACACCACTCATATCATGTAATAAGGAAGTGAAAGAGAATCCATAAGAAAAATGAGTCTCCATCacgagaaaaattaattataacctCATAAATATCTACATCCTTTATATGGAatcaatcaatttatttttattagttctCATGTTCAtgataaaagattaattaattttttaattaattaaaaaaatgaaataaaattaaaagaaaaaaaaagtacttGGGAGTTTGAGAGATCCGGTGAATGAGTTCCTCAATAGGTGGATAGCAAATTGGGAAATAAGCTAATAAGGGGTCTTCTGCTCAATTTCAAAATCTAAGGACTGGATAATAAATTTTCCAAAAAGATATTATTGTtacatgaaaaattttaaaataaaaggcaGTTCAGCAGATAAAATTCAGTATtgattgaagaaaaagaaagagagaaaaagaaaggataTTCATTTGCGTACCAAAGCTCAGAATCTTCTTTCAATGGCTTTTGGTTTCTTGCACTGACATTTAGGCTGATTCCTCTCATCGCCATCGTCCCTACCACCCATCAGATCTTCTTCGAACCTTTAAAATACCTAACTAATTTTTTcacttcattctctttcttattATTACTGTTATTTCCTTTTTCACCTAACCCTACTCATTATTTTCTCATAGCTTATAGATAAAGCCGTGCACAGTGTAATGATTTGGTGGGGCGTGACATTCACGCTCCTTGGTTCTTTTGGGACACCATGACCTTAGCCTGTTTATGTACATCACTAGTGCAAGAGACAAAAGCTGAAAGGGCAATTTGAATAGAAGGGCATGGAAGAAAGAGAACACTTGATTGAtgggaaattctctacccacaAAATTCCAAACCTGAAAAAGGTTCAGAAGATAAAAGGAATTTTTATTACTCAAAACttcaataattattattgttattattattagagtTGTTAAATACAAAATGCTTACACAATTTCGCATGTACAAGAAAATCAGTAACATGATCAATGATAGATCAGTCGGCTATAAATAAATCAACGGTATTTTGATCAATAATAATAGGGGGGTGCCCAATCTCGTTGCCCAAATATACATGGAGAAACACTAGTTTTGGTATCATTAAGCATGTGTGATGCGTTGGTTCGTCGACTAAATTGTGATTaaactaaaacaaaaaataaggaCCATTTCATTTTTCAAGTCATTTTCTATCACgccattattatttattagtagGTAGGAAGTAGAAAAGCTTGGTGACGGTTGAAAGAGACCTCCACTCAACCATgtgtcaattttaaaatttatcaaatttcccaagaaaaactaataaaattaggacctttttttaatataagtttATAGATCCaaagaaaaattttcttttaaaataaacaagTGATAAACATCAATAGAATAGTGTTATTATACACCTCAATGAAAGTGACTCCACAACCACAGCCTCAGCCTCCACCAGACACTCATATATCATTAATTACAATTtattattgattaattaattctaATTTGTAATTAAACAATTAATTCATAAccccatataaaaataaaataaaattacacaataaaataataattcataCAAATTGCACGGTCTAACTGTAATTTAACTATCTCTCTGTCTGtcgcaatttttttttttttttttcatttattcacTTCAAGAAAATTTACACTTCAAGGTctttaacaatatatatatctAAAAGAGACCACCAACAATTTCATAGACGTCCTTCAAAACaggaaaattaattataataggtatttaaataaatttcaagggaaaaaaaaaaaaaaaacttaacggCGTTACAAGTTAAATTTATCACATTTCTTTATTATCCTCTTTCTCTATCTTCAAATACTTACACTGCAGCTCACCAGCAGCGAGTACTTAATGGAGTTTTCGCCGACAGTAATTCCGGCGGTCTTACTTCCGAACTGTATATAAGCAGGACATCTTACGTATAAATGATACTTCCCGGAGATGAAGGTTCCAACTTTGAATCTCACCCTTCCATTCATCTTGATCATCAGCAGCACTGCTCCCATTGACTGGTCCTGACTCAATGCAAGAGCGTTGTACGGTGCGACGGGAATCGCCGTGCCGTAGATGTTAGGTGACCAGACGTTGATTTCCTTGTGACCTTGGTAAGTGGGTGGGATTGATGATCGGAGAGTGATCTGCTGGTTCCGGTAGGTTGCATAGACATCGAGCTTGTCGTAGTAGACACCGATTTTGTCATTTGGGTTGCGAGAAGAGAAGGTGATTTGAAAGTTGGAGGTGAGGAAGTTGGGTATGGAGGCGTTGAAGGCGTAAACGGTGACGTCTTGAAGGACGAACTTGGGCTTGCTAGGGCGGAGGATGGCCCAGATTATGAGAATTGTAATGAGGACAAGGAAGAGGAAGATGAGGATACCGGCGAAGATCCGGCGGAAGATTTTCCGGCGCTTCTGGCCATGGCTGCCGCAATCTTTGCCGGACATGTTAGAGGTACGGAGGAGGAGACAGTGATGAAGATGGTGGTGTAGAAATGAAATGAAAGAGAAGAGATGCTTGAGAAAACGGGGAGAGCTAAAGAGAGGCTTTGGTATATAGGGAGAGGCGATGGGTGTGGAGACCTTTGCTTTTTGTGTGAGAGTGCGGGACGGTGACGTGTTGTGGACGCGTAGTGGGTGAATTTACAATTCATATTATGCATTAAATTGCATTTaggaaaaattttattaaattccgttatgatgactaaaatataaatatattgatgaaataaaaattaaataaaatttatttatattttaaatttattataaaatctgATGTAAGAAAAAGTTGCCCGTGCtctcaattttatataataattatattttatatgtttttcgtcattaaattttatttatttttttatatatatattaataaaaataattttttattaaaattttaattatattcctcttaaaaatattaaattttattacatatttaaaaaaataaaacctaaAATTAAAGAAGTTTAAATCCGGCTCAAAGTTATCACTGACAACTAGTACGTGATGCTTTTTAATTTATCTATGTTAATTTATagattttgaattaattatctttcattcattcactatTCATGatttaattacttttattttttaaaagttatttaatttaatcattttttaaattttactcttatttttattaacttgaaaattttatttaaacaattttttaaaatctatctcatcatttttcttttttatctctcaaattttttatatatggtaaattaataaaaaaaattattaagaagATAGTAATTAGATAgggaatttaattaaattaaaaaaggttgtattattatttatctaatttaattaatttttaattatcgtATGAATCTCTTATAAAacactctttattttttttatcgatcgtttaagattttttatatatgaattaaggagattaataaacataataatttttttatccactatcttttttctctatttttatttaattactttgattttttcacatttttcttaatttttctttaaaaaattatatatattataataataataattaaaaagtttgcaTATTTAGTAGTCATTAAAGGGAGAGTCAATAAACTGTTGGTTGGAATTTTCAAAGTGTAAGGATGGCACGTGAAATTAGACTTGCCACTTACTCTATTCATTTTCAATTCTCAATCCCCTTGTCGGTTCCAGTCAGCCAATTAATATTTTGTCTTAAACAAGtggtgcattgcatttttatcttcaaaattcataaatttcCACAATGGCTTGCTATGCGTATGcacaaaattttaagaatttttttaagcgaaagaaaaaaagagaagactCTAGTCGAATATAATACCTCTAAATgattcataataataaattattcgattttaattttagtatgatTTTTATGAAGTatcagaattaaaattaaattgtaagtttttaattgtaaattttagttcagttgtaaattaattttttttttttttataatagttaGTCATAGGTTAACACTGACCTATCTAAGTatctatgtatatatataaaattggaAACAGAAAGAATTCTTAAGCAccaataagaaaatattaaaatgattaaaatatcaaattttaagcATAAttggaattttattttaaaaaataaactatttttagttaaaagaaaaagaaaaaaaaaacagatagGACGGCTTCCTACATTATAAGGTCTCAGATATTGACTAGGCATTATAAAGTtagcaaataaatataaaaatattaaaatcgatATTAATGTAAGTAGAAAATAAGATTATTCATTCAATCCCAATAATGGTGTTATGTTTCTTAATACTTCCAAACAATTGTATATGTCCTCAAATCAATTTACTTActtcatttaatataattaattaattaattaacatttgcaatcatagaattttatataataactttaatatatatatatatatatacctataaaattaaatatgtggGTAATATTcgatttaaactaaaaaaatttattcaatcgatttaatttgaaaatttaattttttttattttatgttcaatttagtttttatttgttaaaattttgattatttcaattcaattaaaaaaaataaaattaaaataaattgttaatgagtaatattattttattatttataataaaagaagATTAGATCAtaactaaaattgaaatattttagttaaattttaaaatattaaaattaaagttaaaaaaattattaaaaactctaataaattaaattaaatcgaataagactaattttaatttaaataaattaattcaatttaatttttataaaatattaacattttaattttcaatcaaATGTTCATtataattgtaaatattttatgcgattaaattctattaaaatgaatttaaataatatataattaaatttgaattaaataaaaatttaaaaattaatacacAGGAGTTGATGTTTTAAATCTCCtttgataataattaaatagaaaataatattaatatttaattacatGAGAAATTTTAGAATAGAAAAGAGCTGAGAAATGGAAATAGCTAAAATTTAGTGTTGATTGAAGAAAAATGACAGATAAAAAGGTTAGGAGGAAAGAAGCCAACGGATATTCATTTGTCCGAAAGCTTAGAATCTTCTTTCAATTGGCTTTTAGTTTCTTGCACTAACACTTAGGCTGATTCCTCCTATCCCCTACCGCCCATCTCATCGTCTTCCAACCTTCAAAATACctcattcttttaattttatttttttattttattaaattcaaatttaattaaggttaactaaaaacaaattattattttaatttttacctCAACTTAACTCATCATCTCTCATGACTTCTA includes:
- the LOC110620214 gene encoding NDR1/HIN1-like protein 1; translated protein: MSGKDCGSHGQKRRKIFRRIFAGILIFLFLVLITILIIWAILRPSKPKFVLQDVTVYAFNASIPNFLTSNFQITFSSRNPNDKIGVYYDKLDVYATYRNQQITLRSSIPPTYQGHKEINVWSPNIYGTAIPVAPYNALALSQDQSMGAVLLMIKMNGRVRFKVGTFISGKYHLYVRCPAYIQFGSKTAGITVGENSIKYSLLVSCSVSI